The window CATCTGAAATCTCTCGAGGTTTGACTTCATTTTCATCACCTATATGAAAAGTACGtaatgatgaaacatttttgaagaTTAACCCAttaggaaaaactgaaaaaaagtttcCTACTATTTATAAGGTGAGACTACCtgtgatggtggtggtagtgaTGGAAATTATACTATAAAACTATAAACTGACACAAACTGAGCGAAAAGGATGTAGTTCACAGCAGATATAGTTagaatttttttataacacaGATCAATAGAGAGAAAAATGCTAATGTccacatgaaaacaaatatcttATAAAAGAATCTATGgctataaaacacaaaatgttgtgATTAGTGTTGAAAAAGCTTAGTTAATTTTGAGTGTAATTCAGctttgaaaaacaataaaacatgagaaaGTCCAAGGGGGGATTGTATGCTGAttattatgtataaaatatagaaaCCTGTGAGCAAGTGtggtttatattttttaaaaatcacatagaAATGCTAATTGTTGTATGTATTATTAGACAATTATTAGACCTgccaatttatttattttttgccaaAAACATGGGTGTCAAGACAGAGAATAACTTACTATGTGACTAATAATTTGACCTTGGTTACATAAACTGAATATTAGTCACCTTCTCCTCCAGAAATGGTGTGTTTACAGGAAAACAGGACCAGAAATGTCTCAATAGCTCTCCAGCAGCTGCATAAAGGTGCTTCAACTCTCCTTGAACTTCAGTAGGTACCatttctggaaaaaaacaacaaagaatgaaaaggcaaatgatttaataaaaaaaaaaagaaaaatctttttggGGAGggacatgttgacatttttcaagATAACATTCATGTTGAGATCAATGATTTAgtggaaaatacagaaaacattgaGGAGATTTTGTGGGAGCAAGCTGAATGTGCTGCTCAGAGGCTTTACAGCAACCTCAGACGCTACAGATGCGCTTCAGGCAACAGTTTTACAGTAATTCAGCAATTTCAGAACACACGTACGATTTATGGCTTGTTGCTGCGCTCCTGCCTGCATGAGGACGCCACCTGGAGAAAGCGCTGCGATGGCAGAAGTTGCTGCTGTGCTGGACAACACCTgcaaagagtgagagaaagactgTGGTGAAACTAAAGGCACCGTTCATGGTTTAAACCTGATACACATTTCTGACTTTTGGGGGAAACTGAAACTCTGGATTATttcaaaataactttattattattattattattaataaattttgtaatattttcaaGACTGGAATAAGAATCAGCATCTTAATCTAAATCTTCTGACCAGGGAACGTACTGTTTGTGACAATGGTGATTCTATGCTGACTTATGTGATTACAGTCATTTTGACAATACAAGGCCCAATCAGAATTATGTCAGCAAGTTGTGAGTAAACATTTACTgataaataaacagtatttagaTTTACTTCAGTCAGAGAACAACTTAGAACGTAACTTTCAGTATGTGGCACATAAAGTGGGAGAAGGAGCTGAAAATGGTGCAGGTTGGAGGTACCAACAACATACAGGTGGGCTCACATCTTTGCACAAGTCTACTGTGGCACCAAACGGCTTCTCAAGGGACAGTTTCTGCTCTTTTTGTTGTCTTGTGTTAGAGGAGCCAGGCATGTTTGAGGATACATATATATCGCTGACTCGTCTCCAAAGttcccaaaaaacaacaatgctgCCTCAGGGCGACTACCTGCCTGCTCCACCTTGCCTCTGAAAACCCGGAGGTATGTGACTGGAATGAACATGTTCCCTGATCTTAATCTGAGAATGTGTTGTTATTGATACTatttttaaaatggtattttaaaatgaaaatgatctcCGTCCACAAGAGCAGTGTTTCAGAAATAATCTCCATCAATACTAACACACCAGGAAACGGATGTCACATGACCGCTGGACACGGGAATTGTCACAAATTGGTCGAATAATGGCTTGCCTCCTGTGCGATACCTGTAATTTGTTATCCATGTTGAATTAACCACTGGTAGTCAAGGCTGATGTCGTTTGTGTTCTTGCAGAAAAGGGTCATGTGATGATGTGGGGTGTAACGAATCAGGGAAGGACACATCGTCACTGATAAGATACAGGCAGGAGACAAACGTGGATGTCTGCGTCACTGTTTTCTAAAGTGTCTGTTTCCGCCCGTCCAGGCTAAAACGCAGTTCCCagttttcaaactaaaacaaGGAGGAGCAGCGTTTTCACAAATCTCCATTTTAGGGGTTTGAAAACGCCGGAGTAGTGTGGACGCTTAGGTGTAAACAGGGGAAAAGTTATGCTTCCTCTTGGATGAAACTACTAAGATGATCATTAATCTTTGTCCCAAAGTCAACGATTGACTGTTGAATCACAACAAAACCTGTGTGCTCTCGACACTCAGGTGAAGACAGCAACCGAGCTATTAACTATTCAACATTTGGTGAAAATGTGAATGCAGAGCGACTTAGAAACACCAGGTAAAGAATCTGCTGACAGTGATTTTCACACTTCCcttcaaccaaaacaaaacattataaaattacagaaatagaATGTATATGATCGAACCTGAGTAAGGTTGGGTTTGTAATTAGCCATCTCATGCCGGATGTAGTTGACAGAGTTGATGATATCCTGGCTAGTTGTATACTGTTGGGACTGAAGTGGCACTGGACCATGAGCATACCTTAAATAAGAAGGAGGATAAAGAGAAAATTATATTAGAAAATTTCATCGGGATAGGAAGAATCAACTGAACTATGAATACATCGATTTAAAATGGAAGAATTTATTCCTGGATGGTTTTAAAAAGATAAGCCTGTATTATCAGCATTAAACATGATGGGAGGCTGCCAAATGTAAGAGCATAGTGTCCCCTCTATCTGAGACTCCATACATTCACTCTATATGCCAAAGTTAAATTTTGGTGTTAGGTTATGGCCACTGCCAGGATCATTTACACAGAGAGAGTAATGAATCtgaacattaaaatgaaatataaaatctaTTAATTAACAGTTCAAGGTGAGCACTCTGTCCAGAGGATGTGAGACTAACAACAGATGAGCTTCTTCCCAAATTTTACACAGTTGAAATCTGGATAAAAAGTTATAAAGGCTTTACACACCTTGAACAGACACAGCTTGCTGATTAATTGTTAAGTCTATCAGTTGATGGTTGTTTATTGACTGCTTAAAGccaattataaaataaaaatacaaaatatttggtGATTTTAGATTCTGAAATGTCTATAGATCTATAGGCCAATCTTGGTTTCATTTATTacaatttgaatattttgagttttgtgACTTGGTTGAAATAAGCCATTTCAAAACATCAAGCATTACTATTATTAGTAGTGTCATTAATCACTGATGAAAATactcattagttgcagcccttctCTTAGCTTTCATTTGGAGTAAAACATGCAAAGTCAAGAAGATATAAACATGTGGACAGACTGTACCTGTCAGACTTCTTGAGGTTTAACGCAACTGTTTTTGGTCCGTTTTCCCTTTGCAGGTCTTCATATTCTATGGCTTCCTGTAATTtaacctaaaaaaaacattgccaacagaaaaaaaaagtgactaaGTCTGTTAAAGACTAACAGTTGTATtttgaaaaagctttaaaactACAGAACCATCGTACCTTCTTCACAGGAGGCTGAAAGAAGTCAGAATCCCTTGAGTTTCCATCTGTACTGCTTGTCTCACTGGCTTGATCAGTTGGTGTTTCCCTTTAAAAACATGATGCAGATGAAGTTAAAGATAAAGCATACTGAGCAggttattgtgttttttgcctACAGAAGTAATTTCTTTACCCTTTGCGTGAGCCTGCTGCCAGCACCATGGCACTGTGATGGTTGAACCGCTTTATAATGGCCGAGTTGCTGCTCTCTTTCACCGTCCTGTTCGAATTAGATGTTGAGGATGGTGGTGTGCAAACTCCATAGCCCTGTGTCACAGAAAATACTAAGTTCTGAGGCTTGAAGGATGCCGTGGGAAAAAGAAAGCTACACAAGTAAATGATTATTGAAGTGGCTGCGACTGATCATCTCATTAAATCCCACCTCATCCAAAGTTTTATCCTCTAATGACAGGAGATCGACCAAAGGATTCTTCACTCCTTGAACCACCATAGACTTTAAGCCTGCATGAGACAGATTTCAAGCATTTACATATGAAAACAGACTTGTGGCTGAAATAATACATACACTGACTTTAAAATCCTTCCATTTGTATGTGAGATTTGCCCCCAAAATAAGCTTTACAAATCCTACCCTTTTCATCCTGCTTGGCACACTCTGAGAAGATATCCTGTGTTCCTGTGTTGATGCGGTCTCTGTGAAAATAATGGGACTGGAAAAAGCGGGTCCAGAACTCCTTCTCCGTCAGGTTATGAGGCACATTTTCACTATACTTCTGCTTCACTGCAAGAACAACAAAGGTTgacataaatatacagtaccagtcaaaagtttggacacactttctcatccaagagaatgggaaggtgtgtccgaACTGGTACTGTACTCTATCAAATTTTTATTATATCTGATCAGCAACACCTATTGCACATTTAAAAGTCATTCATTGGGGTGGACACtcatgcaggtttttattccaACAAATTCCTCTCTGGAACACAGTGTGTTAATCGGTAAAATCgctcttgtttttgttgctcTAAATGAAAATCTGAATATTCTCGACAGCCAGTACTTTGTCCTGGTCAATCAACAGTTGTAAGTGATGTAACTTAAAAGTGGAGATGTAGTCATTTACCTGCAGGGTATGTTCTGAAGATAGATTCAATAATATCAGCTGTCAGATTATATCTCAAGCCATTGCAGCCATCTGTCTGAGGTCTAATGTCTGCCTGTAAAGCACAAAAATGACACCTGTTAACGCTCACCT is drawn from Thunnus thynnus chromosome 5, fThuThy2.1, whole genome shotgun sequence and contains these coding sequences:
- the gtf2h1 gene encoding general transcription factor IIH subunit 1 — translated: MASLSEEVLLVVKKVRQRKQDGTLYLMAERIAWGPEGKDRFTVSHLYADIRCQKISPDGKAKIQLQLVLHTGESTTFHFSNESTALKDREATKELLQQLLPKFKKKANKELEEKNRMLQEDPVLFQLYKDLVVSQVISAEEFWANRLGGLNNTDPALYNNKQEVGISGAFLADIRPQTDGCNGLRYNLTADIIESIFRTYPAVKQKYSENVPHNLTEKEFWTRFFQSHYFHRDRINTGTQDIFSECAKQDEKGLKSMVVQGVKNPLVDLLSLEDKTLDEGYGVCTPPSSTSNSNRTVKESSNSAIIKRFNHHSAMVLAAGSRKGETPTDQASETSSTDGNSRDSDFFQPPVKKVKLQEAIEYEDLQRENGPKTVALNLKKSDRYAHGPVPLQSQQYTTSQDIINSVNYIRHEMANYKPNLTQVLSSTAATSAIAALSPGGVLMQAGAQQQAINQMVPTEVQGELKHLYAAAGELLRHFWSCFPVNTPFLEEKVMKMKSNLERFQMTKLCPFQEKIQRQYLSTNLTGHLEEMLQTAYSKFHIWQTRRMMRKT